The segment AGGTCGGTGCGCTCGACGATTTCGTCGACGAATATTGGAGCGGCGGTTCGAACGACGCGGCGTCTGCGGCCGAGAATTTCTTCGCCATCTTCGAGTAGGATCGTGCCCGTGGCGCCGGATTGATCCCGACGCCACGGCTGCCGGCCGCGCGCCCTGCGCGGCGGTGCGTGTTCCGCTTTCCCGTCAAAGAGCTGGCCGATGTCCATCAAACGCAAGCGCAATCTTTCCGCGACCATCGCCCTCTTGCCGACATGGTTTGCCGCGGTCGTGGTCTTCATCGGCACTATGGCCTGGTCGATCCGGCTCTCCTTCACCAATTCCACACTCTTTCCGTCCTCGACCTATGTCGGCTTTGCGCAGTATTCGAAGCTCTTCGCCTCCGCCAAATGGCTCGCCTCGCTGCAAAATGTGCTGATCTTCGGCGTCCTCTACGTGGCTGGCTGCCTCGTGCTCGGCTTCCTGCTGGCCGCAGCACTGGACCGCAAGATCCGCTTCGAAAGCGCCTTCAGGACGATCTTCCTCTACCCCTACGCAATGTCCTTCGTGGTAACAGGGCTGATCTGGCAATGGATGCTCAATCCCACACTCGGCATCCAGGCGAGCGTGCGTTCGCTCGGCTGGGAAAGCTTCGTGCTCGACTGGGTCGTCAATCGCGACATGGCGATCTATGCGCTGGTGCTCGCCGGCGTATGGCAGGGCGCGGGGCTTGTCATGGTGATTGCGCTCGCCGGCATACGAGGCATCGAGGCCGAGCAGTGGAAGGCGGCGCGCATAGACGGCATTCCCGTCTGGCGCATCTATGTCTCGATCATCCTTCCCCAGCTCGGGCCGGCGCTCGCCGCTGCCGGCATGCTGCTCGCCATGGGCGTGATCAAGACCTACGACATCGTCGTCGCCATGACCAATGGCGGCCCCGGCAATGCGACCGAAGTGCCGGCGAAATTCATCATGGACAATCTGTTCGGCCGCCAGAACCTCGGCCTCGCCACAGCCGGCGCGACGGTGCTCGTCCTAGGCGTCATCATCGCGGTCGCGCCGTTCCGCTACGCGATGCACATGCGCAACCAGGCAAAGGGAGCGGCGTGATGACTAAGTCTCACCCGAACGGGCCGAAGCCGGCGCGGATCACAGCGGGACGCATCGGCCTCTATGCCTTCCTAGTCGCCGCGGCACTTTTCTTCCTTCTGCCCCTTTATACGATGGTGGTCACCTCGCTGAAGTCCATGGACGAAATCCGGCTTGGGCAGATATTCGCTCTGCCCGCCGAGCTCGATTTCTCTGCCTGGGTGACCGCCTGGTCGGGCGCCTGCATGGGAACCGTCTGCGTCGGCATCCGCAGCGGCTTCTGGAATTCGGTGGCGATCACCGTTCCCGCGGTCGCACTCTCGGTCTTCATTGGCGCCGTCAACGGCTATGCGCTGTCGCTCTGGCGGCCGCGCGGGGCAAACCTGCTCTTCGGCCTGCTGATGGCCGGGGGGCTCATTCCCTATCAGATCTTCCTCTATCCCATGGTCCGGGCCATGGCGAATATCGGTCTCTACAATTCGCTCGCCGGCATCATTCTCGTCCATGTCATCTTCGGCCTGCCGCTGGTGACGCTGCTCTTCCGCAACTATTTCGTCAGCGTGCCGGAGGAGCTCTGCAAGGCCGCGCGCGTCGACGGCGCCGGTTTCTGGCGCATCTTCTTCGAGATCATGCTGCCAATCGCCGTGCCGATGATCGTCGTGGTCTCCATGCTGCAATTCACCGGCATCTGGAACGACTTCCTGCTCGGCCTCGTCTTCGCCGGGCGCGACTACCTGCCGATGACCGTGCAGCTCAACAACATCGTCAACACCACGATGGGCGAGCGCACCTACAACGTGAACATGGCGGCAACAATTTTGACCGCCGTCGTTCCGCTCGCCATCTATTTCCTGTCCGGCCGCTGGTTCGTACGCGGCATCGCCGCCGGCGCAGTCAAGGGGTAACTCATTCCATGCAATCCGCCGTCTCCGTCAAGGACCTGAAGATCGCCTATGGCGACCATACGGTGATCGAGAAGATGTCGATCGACATCGCACCCCGCGAATTCCTGGTGCTGCTTGGCCCTTCCGGCTGCGGCAAGTCCACGCTTCTGAACGCCATCGCCGGCCTGCAGGACATTACAGCGGGCGAGGTCTGGATCTCAGGCAAGAATGTCAGCTGGGAGGAGCCGAAGGACCGCGGCATCGGCATGGTCTTCCAGTCCTACGCGCTCTACCCGCGCATGTCGGTCCGCAAGAACCTCTCCTTCGGGCTTCGCGTCGCCGGTCTGCCAAAGGCGGAGATCGAGGCGCGCGTCGCCCGCACGGCCTCGCTTCTCCATCTCGATAAATTGCTCGACCGGCGCCCGGCTGAGCTTTCCGGCGGGCAGCGCCAGCGCGTCGCGATCGGCCGGGCGCTGGTGCGTGAAGTCGATGTCTTCCTTTTCGACGAACCGCTGTCGAACCTCGATGCCAAGCTGCGCAACGAATTGCGCGTCGAGATCAAGAAGCTGCACCAGCGCCTCGGCAACACCATGATCTATGTGACCCACGATCAGGTCGAAGCCCTGACGCTCGCCGACCGGATCGCCATCATGCGCGACGGCGTGATCCAGCAGCTCGCCTCCCCGGCCGAGATCTACCGCCGCCCGGCCAATCTCTTCGTTGCCGGCTTCATCGGCGCTCCGGCGATGAATTTCATCGAGGGCCGGATTGAGCAAGGCCGCGGGTCGCCGATCTTCCGGAGCAATGGCTTGGCCTTCGATCTCTCCGGTTACTCTTTCCGCGCAGCCGCGGCAGAAGGACCGGCGACGCTCGGTTTTCGCCCCGAGCATCTTGTACTCGACGGAACGGCAAGCGGCCTGCCGATCATCCCGGGCCGTGTTTCCGTCGTCGAGCCGATGGGATCGGATGCCGTCGTCTGGTTTGATTGGGGAGACCAAAGCCTATCGCTCCGGCTGATGGGCGACGTCACTCTCGAGCCCGGCGACGCGGTGTCGTCCGGCCTCGATATTGCCAAGGCCTCCCTCTTCGGCGCCGACGGATCGCGGCTGTGACGCGCTATCCCTTCGTTTTCCTGCAATTGCGGTCGCGCCTCCCACCGTCTTGAGGATTGCTTCAGAAACAGGATTTGGAAAGATATGCCTGAGATCGTCTATGATGCGCTGGTGATCGGCTCCGGCGCGGCGGGTTCCTTCGCGGTCAAAGAACTGACGGCACAGGGACTGTCGGTGCTGCTGCTCGAGGCCGGTCCGGCCGTCGGACCCGGGGATTTCGACCCCGCCCGCAAGAAAGAGCCCGCCAGCAGCATCAATATCTGGGAACGTGCACGAGCAACCCTCAAGGGGCAGCCGATCCAGGCGCGCGCGGCCTTTTTTACAGAGCGTTTCAGCCACTTCTTCGTCAACGACCGCAAGAACCCTTATACGACGCCGAAAGGGGAACCCTTCCTCTGGATCCGCGGACGACAGGGTGGCGGGCGCCTCCATAGTTTCGGCCGGGTGTTGCTGCGCTGGACCGACGACGATTTCAAGATCCGGTCGCGCTCCGGTAAGGGCGTGGACTGGCCGGTTTCCTATGACGAGTTGAAGCCATTCTACGACGAGGTGGAAGCCTATCTCGGGCTCTACGGCAACAAGGACAATGTGGCGACCCTGCCTGATGGCATCTATGCGAAGCCGGCAGGCCTGACGCCCGCAGAACAGCTGTTCAAGCAGGCTGTGGAAAGCCGCTGGCCGGAACGGCACGTCGTCTCCTGGCGCTACATCGCGCCCGATGCAGATCGCATGCCGCGGCCGCTCAGCGAAGCAAAGGCGGGCGGCCGCCTGGCGATCCGCTACGATGCCGTCGTTCGCCGCATCACCACGGACGAGAAAACTGGCCGCGCCACCGGCGCGGAATTCATCGATCGCAACACCGGTGAGGTATCGACCGCTCGCGCGGCGACAGTGGTCTTGTCTGCCTCGCCAATCGAGAGCGTGCGACTGCTCCTCAATTCGGCTTCGGCGAAGCATCCGAACGGCCTTGGAAACAGCTCCGGTGTTCT is part of the Rhizobium sp. Pop5 genome and harbors:
- a CDS encoding carbohydrate ABC transporter permease; protein product: MTKSHPNGPKPARITAGRIGLYAFLVAAALFFLLPLYTMVVTSLKSMDEIRLGQIFALPAELDFSAWVTAWSGACMGTVCVGIRSGFWNSVAITVPAVALSVFIGAVNGYALSLWRPRGANLLFGLLMAGGLIPYQIFLYPMVRAMANIGLYNSLAGIILVHVIFGLPLVTLLFRNYFVSVPEELCKAARVDGAGFWRIFFEIMLPIAVPMIVVVSMLQFTGIWNDFLLGLVFAGRDYLPMTVQLNNIVNTTMGERTYNVNMAATILTAVVPLAIYFLSGRWFVRGIAAGAVKG
- a CDS encoding carbohydrate ABC transporter permease; translated protein: MSIKRKRNLSATIALLPTWFAAVVVFIGTMAWSIRLSFTNSTLFPSSTYVGFAQYSKLFASAKWLASLQNVLIFGVLYVAGCLVLGFLLAAALDRKIRFESAFRTIFLYPYAMSFVVTGLIWQWMLNPTLGIQASVRSLGWESFVLDWVVNRDMAIYALVLAGVWQGAGLVMVIALAGIRGIEAEQWKAARIDGIPVWRIYVSIILPQLGPALAAAGMLLAMGVIKTYDIVVAMTNGGPGNATEVPAKFIMDNLFGRQNLGLATAGATVLVLGVIIAVAPFRYAMHMRNQAKGAA
- a CDS encoding ABC transporter ATP-binding protein; the protein is MQSAVSVKDLKIAYGDHTVIEKMSIDIAPREFLVLLGPSGCGKSTLLNAIAGLQDITAGEVWISGKNVSWEEPKDRGIGMVFQSYALYPRMSVRKNLSFGLRVAGLPKAEIEARVARTASLLHLDKLLDRRPAELSGGQRQRVAIGRALVREVDVFLFDEPLSNLDAKLRNELRVEIKKLHQRLGNTMIYVTHDQVEALTLADRIAIMRDGVIQQLASPAEIYRRPANLFVAGFIGAPAMNFIEGRIEQGRGSPIFRSNGLAFDLSGYSFRAAAAEGPATLGFRPEHLVLDGTASGLPIIPGRVSVVEPMGSDAVVWFDWGDQSLSLRLMGDVTLEPGDAVSSGLDIAKASLFGADGSRL
- a CDS encoding GMC oxidoreductase, with amino-acid sequence MPEIVYDALVIGSGAAGSFAVKELTAQGLSVLLLEAGPAVGPGDFDPARKKEPASSINIWERARATLKGQPIQARAAFFTERFSHFFVNDRKNPYTTPKGEPFLWIRGRQGGGRLHSFGRVLLRWTDDDFKIRSRSGKGVDWPVSYDELKPFYDEVEAYLGLYGNKDNVATLPDGIYAKPAGLTPAEQLFKQAVESRWPERHVVSWRYIAPDADRMPRPLSEAKAGGRLAIRYDAVVRRITTDEKTGRATGAEFIDRNTGEVSTARAATVVLSASPIESVRLLLNSASAKHPNGLGNSSGVLGRYFMDQLPCLAFGSFSKAKGWSPDRSAPIDPFYNPSGGIFIPRFGESDAARGDFDYQGSVGRAPVSGDADARLAFFGFGRMLPYADNRISLDIMRRDAWGIPVPHIRCVMQEEEQALLRQQEETLVDMIRQVGGDLEFIGSPTGLKEMGKGAFPEADAFSRFLFRTWFRKTMCMGAAIHETGGARMGETADAAVLNPYNQVWDAPNLIVTDASAFPGSGIAGTTLTVMALTIRACRNLGDQYRAGQL